Proteins encoded by one window of Desulfurococcus sp.:
- the galT gene encoding galactose-1-phosphate uridylyltransferase, whose amino-acid sequence MSNLSNELRWNPLLGCWIIVSSGRAGRPWRSGGCPFCPGAPETGYGWDVLVLGNRFPALRRDAVVSRGSRDIYKVEPAYGASYVVVETPEHEGDLDTVLFTSLVKYIGELKTVTARECSDERIKHVLPFRNKGEVIGVSLTHPHSQIYVFPFIPPRIERELVMLKEYREQQGGCLLCRIMELERDEKTRLLYENNGFLVFLPFYAMWPYEVHIVSKRHIPSLLELTDSEVEDLADSLKVVVAGYNSLFDFSLPYMMAIHQAPCRGERELFHLHVEFYPVHRARDKLKYAAGVEWGGWVFTYDGLPEERALELREAFKKGLEKLETSPEGYKARGRVHEG is encoded by the coding sequence GTGTCTAATTTGAGCAACGAGCTACGGTGGAATCCTCTCCTTGGATGCTGGATAATAGTGTCCAGCGGCAGAGCTGGCAGGCCGTGGAGAAGTGGAGGTTGCCCGTTTTGTCCCGGTGCCCCTGAAACCGGCTACGGCTGGGATGTACTCGTCTTGGGAAACAGGTTTCCTGCACTTAGAAGAGATGCTGTTGTATCGAGAGGTAGCAGGGATATTTACAAGGTGGAGCCCGCCTACGGTGCATCTTACGTTGTAGTTGAAACCCCTGAGCATGAAGGCGACCTGGATACAGTGTTGTTCACTAGCCTCGTTAAATACATTGGAGAGTTAAAGACTGTTACAGCTCGTGAATGCAGCGATGAAAGAATAAAGCATGTTCTTCCATTCAGGAATAAAGGTGAAGTCATCGGTGTATCGCTAACCCACCCGCACAGCCAGATCTACGTCTTCCCATTCATACCCCCGCGGATCGAGCGGGAGCTAGTAATGCTCAAAGAGTACAGGGAGCAGCAGGGTGGCTGCCTGCTGTGCCGTATAATGGAGTTGGAGAGAGATGAGAAAACCAGGTTGCTCTACGAGAACAATGGCTTCCTAGTATTCCTTCCATTCTACGCCATGTGGCCCTACGAGGTTCACATAGTGTCGAAGAGGCATATTCCCAGCCTGCTGGAGCTAACGGATAGTGAAGTAGAGGATCTAGCAGACTCACTTAAAGTCGTGGTGGCAGGATACAACAGTCTCTTCGACTTCAGTCTCCCATACATGATGGCTATCCACCAGGCTCCATGTAGAGGTGAGAGAGAACTATTCCATCTCCACGTGGAATTCTACCCGGTGCACAGGGCGAGAGACAAGTTGAAGTATGCTGCAGGGGTTGAATGGGGTGGATGGGTTTTCACCTACGACGGTCTGCCCGAGGAGAGGGCTCTAGAGCTTAGAGAGGCCTTCAAGAAAGGATTAGAGAAGCTTGAGACCTCACCTGAAGGATACAAGGCTAGAGGCAGAGTACATGAAGGATGA
- a CDS encoding aldo/keto reductase, translating to MYEFEAWKTIGSDRVSAIGLGTYGIKSYDKAFEAFTYALTHGLNLIDTAEMYDAGRAEEFVGRVVRHIGRDRIFITTKMLPSRLDDKEKIVRAAEEALRRLGVSYVDLYLIHWPNEKLPVSTQVRNFEILAEKGLTRYIGVSNFDPAMLREAVESTAKHEIVVNQVHYSVVDRHYVEKELLPYCIEKKITLQAYTPLEKGGVALNNAVRRVAERYGKTPIQVALNYLISHARVIAIPKAESLEHVKEILGALGWWMSVEDLEYLRRQA from the coding sequence ATGTACGAGTTCGAGGCGTGGAAGACTATTGGATCCGACCGTGTCTCAGCAATAGGGTTAGGCACTTATGGTATAAAAAGCTATGATAAGGCTTTCGAAGCATTCACGTATGCTTTAACACATGGATTAAACCTCATAGATACAGCTGAAATGTATGATGCCGGGAGAGCTGAGGAGTTTGTTGGAAGAGTTGTAAGGCATATTGGAAGGGATAGAATATTCATTACAACTAAGATGCTTCCAAGCAGGCTTGACGATAAAGAGAAAATTGTAAGGGCGGCTGAGGAAGCACTGCGAAGGCTGGGAGTATCCTACGTCGACCTCTACTTAATCCACTGGCCTAACGAGAAGCTACCGGTAAGCACTCAAGTGAGGAACTTCGAGATACTAGCTGAGAAAGGGTTAACCAGGTATATTGGTGTAAGTAATTTTGATCCAGCAATGCTGAGAGAAGCCGTGGAGTCTACAGCCAAGCACGAAATAGTGGTTAACCAAGTCCACTATAGCGTTGTGGATAGACACTACGTTGAAAAAGAACTCCTCCCGTACTGTATTGAGAAGAAGATTACTCTTCAGGCGTACACGCCTCTGGAGAAAGGGGGTGTTGCCCTCAATAATGCAGTGAGAAGGGTGGCTGAAAGGTACGGTAAGACGCCTATTCAAGTTGCATTAAACTACCTTATAAGTCATGCAAGAGTCATCGCAATACCTAAGGCTGAAAGCCTTGAGCACGTAAAGGAGATTCTCGGAGCTCTCGGCTGGTGGATGAGCGTAGAGGATCTCGAGTACTTGAGGAGGCAGGCTTAA
- a CDS encoding GHMP kinase has translation MHGGFSVKRILERYRSIKLLVSAPGRVDFLNTHQDYKGLPVVPIAVNLRTYVAVVESSRRFIVESLNLMEEGKLYKDEFDPARPIQSWKGWFGNYLRAVVAAIRDYTGVSLNEGFHAVIYSEVPIGGGLASSAALEVAFAKALDAYFNLGLNTSSLAEVSFKAENTYVGVPCGRLDQYGSAYGGAILLYPREPVRVEVLPLESLDMVVVDSGIRHSVAEIHPVRQREINEGLKQLMENPLIPRELKEKLGYRFDEPRWSEIEYHEIKPYLDAIKDAPAKRIAFTILMNASTMKAIDLIKRGEPRLQEKLGEIVNEQHELLRDLYEVSLPELEKIRNAMLDAGAYGVKISGAGMGGSLLAVVPSEQEVKKRVLDAALKAGARRGWIVRIDEGARVEDGYI, from the coding sequence ATGCATGGCGGCTTCTCAGTTAAGAGAATACTAGAGAGATATCGTAGTATTAAGCTTCTAGTTTCAGCTCCCGGGCGCGTAGACTTCCTCAATACGCATCAGGACTACAAGGGTCTGCCAGTAGTCCCAATAGCAGTCAACCTGAGAACCTATGTAGCTGTTGTTGAATCTTCAAGGAGGTTCATAGTTGAAAGCCTTAACCTAATGGAGGAGGGAAAGCTTTACAAGGATGAATTCGATCCTGCACGACCAATTCAAAGCTGGAAGGGGTGGTTTGGAAACTACTTGAGAGCTGTTGTCGCAGCTATACGCGATTACACTGGGGTATCCTTGAATGAAGGCTTCCACGCAGTAATATATAGTGAGGTCCCCATAGGCGGCGGGCTAGCTAGTAGTGCAGCTCTCGAAGTAGCATTTGCTAAAGCCCTTGACGCCTACTTCAACCTCGGGCTTAACACTAGCAGTCTAGCCGAGGTAAGCTTCAAAGCTGAGAACACTTATGTAGGAGTCCCCTGCGGGAGGCTGGATCAATACGGGTCAGCGTACGGGGGTGCTATACTACTCTACCCGCGTGAGCCGGTTAGAGTAGAAGTCCTCCCGCTGGAAAGCTTAGACATGGTTGTCGTGGACTCCGGTATAAGGCATAGTGTAGCTGAAATCCACCCTGTAAGACAACGAGAGATAAATGAGGGGTTGAAGCAGCTCATGGAGAACCCGCTTATACCACGGGAGCTGAAAGAGAAGCTTGGCTACAGGTTTGATGAGCCGCGCTGGAGTGAAATAGAATACCATGAGATAAAACCGTACCTTGATGCTATTAAGGATGCTCCAGCTAAGCGTATAGCGTTCACTATACTAATGAATGCCTCCACGATGAAAGCCATTGATTTAATTAAGAGAGGAGAGCCCAGACTCCAGGAGAAGCTCGGCGAGATAGTTAACGAGCAGCACGAGCTACTAAGAGACCTCTACGAGGTCAGCCTGCCAGAGCTCGAGAAAATAAGAAATGCTATGCTGGATGCAGGAGCATACGGTGTTAAGATAAGTGGAGCGGGGATGGGTGGAAGCCTTCTAGCTGTAGTACCCTCAGAGCAGGAGGTTAAGAAGAGAGTGCTTGATGCAGCCTTGAAGGCTGGAGCTAGGAGAGGATGGATCGTGAGGATCGATGAAGGAGCAAGAGTTGAAGACGGCTACATATAA
- a CDS encoding Lrp/AsnC family transcriptional regulator, producing MKPSDVELTRRLAENPRVSLRRLALELGVSYIALRERLRKLVNKGLVGFALMVSPELAGYTAAVVRIRSSAVERIVAKAYKCNRVITGLLVNSNEAILVVYGRDKKDVAFIIEMLRSEADNFEASIEYGRLPPEFKVQIRNPAPSCTHLNCSSCIPVLRNRVNNSNR from the coding sequence TTGAAGCCCAGTGACGTAGAGCTGACTAGAAGATTAGCCGAGAACCCGAGGGTAAGCTTAAGGAGGCTTGCCCTCGAGCTAGGCGTGAGCTATATAGCGTTAAGGGAGAGGCTGAGGAAGCTTGTTAATAAAGGGCTAGTGGGCTTTGCATTAATGGTTTCACCCGAGCTAGCAGGCTACACTGCAGCTGTAGTGAGAATACGCAGTAGTGCTGTCGAGAGGATAGTTGCAAAAGCATACAAGTGTAATCGAGTGATTACAGGGCTGCTAGTTAACAGTAATGAGGCTATTCTAGTAGTCTACGGGAGAGATAAGAAGGATGTAGCATTCATTATTGAAATGCTAAGGAGCGAGGCAGACAACTTCGAGGCCAGCATAGAGTACGGCCGGCTCCCACCCGAGTTTAAAGTTCAGATAAGAAATCCTGCACCAAGCTGCACTCACTTAAACTGTAGTAGCTGTATCCCTGTACTCAGAAATAGAGTCAACAACTCCAATCGCTAG